GCAGAAAATACGCCAATTCAGAAACCGGCCGGAACCCAAAATCGTCGTGACAGTTGATATGCTGACCACCGGGGTAGATATCCCTGCGATCGAAATGGTGGTATTCATGCGGATGGTGAAATCCCGCATCCTCTGGGTACAGATGTTGGGGCGGGGCACCCGGTTGTGTCCCGAGATCAACAAGGAGAAATTTACCATTTTTGATTGTTTTGACGGGGGGCTTTTATCGTATTTTAGAAATGCCACAGATTTTAATGTCGATCTGCAGAAAGAAACAATGCCTTTATCCGAGATCATCGAGCGGATATATGACAACCAGGACCGTGAGTATAACACCAACCGGCTGATCAAACGCCTGCGCCGTATAGAAAAAAACATGGGGGCCAAAGCCCGGGACGCATTTTCAAAATATATCCCGGATGGTGACATGAAAAATTTTGCTGACCGGCTGAAAGAAAATATCCAAAATGATTTTACGGAAACAATGAAACTGCTCAGGAATAAAGATTTTCAGGATTTGCTTCAGAATTATCCACGTCCCCAAAAAGTGTTCTTTAAAGGCTATGATATTGTTGACACCGTTGAACATGAGGTTATGTTCCGGGTCGGCAAGAATTACCAGAAACCGGAAGACTATCTGAAGCTGTTTGAAGATTTTGTCCGGCAGAACCCCGTCCATATCGAGGCCATTGAAATTCTGCTTTCCAAGCCGGCCGGCTGGAACACGGATGCGCTTGATGATCTGCGTGATAAACTTAAAAAGAGCGATTTTCCGGAAAGTGACCTGCAGCGCGGCCATGAGCTGGTGTATAAAAAACCACTGGCCGACATCATTTCCATGGTCAAGCATGCAGCCAATTATGATGTGCCTATAATGACGGCCCGGGAACGGGTAAGCCAGGTTGTTGATAATCTGCTGAGAAATCGTTCTTTCAATGCAGAGCAGGCCAACTGGCTCTCCTATATAAAAGACCATTTGATTAAAAATTTGGCAATTTCCCGGGAAGATTTTGAAATCATGCCGGTGTTTGAACGGCATGGCGGTTTGTCAAAGGCCCGTCAGGTTTTCGGCGATCAGTTTGACAATCTGATACATGAAATAAACCAGGCGATTGCCGCTTAATATTGATAGAAAAGGTTGTAACATATGTCTGATGTTGTCGGTAAGCTATGGGGTTTCTGCCATACCCTGCGCCATGACGGAATCGATTATGGGGATTATATCGAACAATTGACCTATCTGCTTTTCCTGAAAATGTCCCAGGAAAAGGGAATCGATTTATCCAGTATTACATATGAAGAAAATAAAAGGATGGTAACGTTTGACTGTTCATGGAACCCCTTTGTTGAAAAATCGGGTACCGAACTTCTGGATGCCTTTGCTCATATTCTGCGGGCGCTGAGCCGCCAGTCCGATCTTCTGGGAGATATTTTCGCCCAGGCCATGCCGCGCTTTACCAATCCGGTAAATCTGAAAAAAATTATCAACATGATCGATGAAGAGGACTGGTCTTCAATGGAGGTGGATGTCAAAGGGGCCGCATTCGAAGGGCTGCTTGAAAAATCCGCTGCAGAAGGAAAAAAGGGAGCAGGCCAGTACTTTACACCCCGGGTCCTTATCCAGTCTGTTGTCAATGTGATGCAGCCGGACCCACGCAGCAGCAAAGAGTTCACCATCTGCGACCCTGCCTGCGGAACAGCCGGATTTTTGATGGTGGCGTATGAATGGCTCATGCATATTACCAAAGGCGCGCTGGAGCGCAAAGATGTGCTCCGCATTAAAAAACAAACTTTTTACGGCCAAGAGCTGGTTCCCCGTCCCAGGCGGCTCGCCCTGATGAATCTGTTCCTTCACGGCCTTGAACCGACCATTTATATGGGAGACAGCATCTATGAACCGGACCGGGGAGAGCGGTATGACTGTATTCTCACCAATCCGCCGTTTGGTACCAAAGGCGCCAACCAGGCCCCGGTGCGGGATGATTTTACCGTCAGTACCAGCAACAAACAGCTCAATTTCATCCAGCATGTGATGACCATTCTCAAACCCGGCGGCCGGGCCGCAATGGTGCTGCCGGATAATGTGCTGTTTGCCGATGCTGCCGGAGATGTCATCCAGTACCTCATGGAAGACTGCAATGTGCATACGCTGCTGCGCCTGCCCAACGGTACGTTTACGCCCTACAGCCAGGGGGTGAAAGCGAATGTGATATTTTTTCAGAAAGGGATAAAGACCGAAAACACCTGGATCTATGACTGCCGCACCAATATTCCCGGTGTCACCAAAAAAGACCGGCCCCTGACACCGGACATGTTCACCGATTTTGAAACCTGTTATGGAAACGACCCCAACGGCCGGGCAGAACGAAAAGATCAGGGTGAAGACGGCCGTTTCAGGCAGTTTTCATTTTCACATATCAAGGAGAGACATTTCAATTTAGACATCTCATGGCTGAAAAACGGGAACCAAGAAGATCCAAACTCGTTGCCGGAGCCGCAGTTGCTGGTGGCAGAGGCCATTACCGAGCTGAGCGCCTGTGTGGATGAACTGCAGTTGATACTGGATGTGATTGAAGCGGAGGAGCTGGAATGACTGGAACGCTTCCCTCAAATTGGGTTTCTGTGGAGCTGTCAAAAGCTGTAATGTATGGAAAAGGAAAAAAACCTAAAATTTTATCAGAAAAAAATAGAGAAGGCTTTGTTCCATACATTAACATTAAAGCATTTGAAAAAGGAGTTATTGATGAATACGCTGACATTAGATCATCTAGGTTAATCGATGAAAACGATATTCTGGTTGTATGGGACGGTGCCCGGTTTGGCCTTACTGGTATGGGGATAACTGGTGCTGCGGGTTCGACATTAATGGTCTTGAAACCAGTTGTTTGCAATTCAAAATATCTTTATAGCTTTATCAACCGATATTACAGTTATATTAATTCAAAGCCGAAAGGAACCGGTACCCCGCATGTTAATCCGGATGTCTTTTGGAAACTGCTTTTTCCCATAGCCCCCCTTAACGAACAAAAACGCATTGTCGCCAAGCTTGATGCTGTCATACCCCGCATTGCGGCGGTGAAAGAGCGGTTGGAAAAAATACCTACTATCCTGAAACGTTTTCGCCAGTCAGTGCTTACTGCAGCCGTAACAGGAAAATTGACTGAAAAATGGCGAGGAGATCATTCAGAGGTTGAGAGTGCTGAAGTATTGTTGGAGAGGATTAAAGCTTTCAGAATTGAAAATGCAAAAAATAACAGGGATTTAAATGCAATAACTAAAAATCTCAAAGAAGGACTCGAAAGACTTCAAAACAAAGAGGCACCTTACCCGCTCCCTGATACTTGGAAATATTGTGAAATTAATTCTATTGGAAATGTTTATAATGGAAGTACGCCATCACGTAAAGTGCCGGCATATTGGAATGGAAAGATCAATTGGGTGAGTTCTGGTGAGGTTTCAAATACCAGAATAAAATCGACCCGTGAACAGATATCTCAAGATGGTTTTAACAATGCATCAGTTAAACTTTTCCCCAAAGGTACAGTTCTCGTTGCAATGATTGGTGAGGGCAAGACAAGAGGCCAGACTGCTATACTGGATATTGAAAGTACATGTAATCAAAATGTCGCAGCAATCTTAATTGATCATGGCTGTGTTTTGCCAGAGTATCTGTTTAACTGGTTTTTAATGAATTATGAAAGAAATCGAAATTTTGGGAGCGGTTCCGGGCCAAAAGCTTTAAATTGTCAAAGAGTTCGTGAAATTGATTTTATTCTTCCTCCTTTCCAAGAACAAAAAGAAATCGTCAGGCAAGTCGACAAACTCTTTGCCCTGTCAGACAAAGTAGAAATCCATTACCAAAAAGCCAGGGACCGGGTGGACAAGCTGTCCCAATCGGTTCTTGCCAAAGCCTTCCGGGGAGAACTGGTGCCCCAGGATCCCAATGATGAACCAGCAGAAAAACTGCTGGAACGAATTCTGGAAGAAAAAACAAAGATGGAAGCGGAATTGAAAGGGGCTGTCCGGCAAAAACGGAGGGCACCAAAGAAGAATCGTTCAAAATCTACATCCGGTGTGAAAATGAGATAGACAAATGAAGAAAATAAAAGACATCCCTCAATTTGAACGTCCCCGGGAAAAACTGCTGAAGCAGGGGGCTTCGTTTCTTTCCGATCAGGAACTGCTGGCGGTGATTCTTGGGAAGGGCACTCAAAAAGACGATGTGCTTTCCTTGTCGAAAAAGATCGTTAAAATTATCGACACAAAAGGACTGTCTTTTACAGCCCATGATATCATCAAAGTGGATGGTATCGGAACGGCAAAAGCGTCATCCATTGCCGCGGCATTTGAATTTGTACGAAGAAGGATCAAGCCGGCGGGCATGAAGATACAATTTCCGGCGGATGTATTGCCGCTGATACAGCACTATGCAGACAGGAACCAGGAACATTTCCTGTGTGTTTCCATCAACGGTGCCAATGAGGTGATGGGCATCCGTGTTGTCACTATCGGTCTTGTAAACAAAACCCATGTCCATCCCAGGGAGGTTTTTGCAGATGTCATTTCCGAAAGGGCATCCGCAGTGATTGTCGCCCATAATCATCCCCAGGGAGAGTTAAGTGTAAAGTGTTACATTAATATCCCAAAAATCCGGTCAAAAATCCCAATTTGGAGTGCCTAAGTGAAAAAAAGCAAGGTATGGGAAAATGATAAGATTAATTGATGAATTTGAGCAGGTTGAAACCAAACAGCAGGAACCGCTGCATGCCTTTATCCTCCTCCCCCCTTTCGGGGGGGATAAGAGGGGGGGATTCTCAATATACATGGCCTAAAAAAAATGATGAAATTGTAAAGTGGGATTTGGTAAAAAAGCGTGAGAACATTTTTCCTCTACAAATCAGCATGTTACCATCTGTTTTTTAGCGCGCTTCTGCACCTCACAAATCCCACTAAAAAATGTATAAGGTCCATTCTCAAATTTTCTGAAAAAAGGCCTGATTTTGGCAAAAGATTGTGACATTTTGTTGGGATGCGAAAGTGACAATCTACAGTTAAGGCCAAGTGCTGAAGATATTCAAATTACAAAGCAGTTGAATGAGGCGGCAAAAATATTGGGATTGAGTTTTTTAGACCATATCATATTCAATACCAGAGGATATTATTCATTTGCAGAAAAAGATGAGATATAGTGGAAGGTCAGCATGAACAATAATGATTTGCAGCGGTTGTTAGACCGTTTGATTACGGAATGGGAAAATGAAGTCGTTGAATTTAAACATGCCGGCAATGACTATGATACAGACAGAATCGGCCGTTATTTTTCTGCCATGTGCAATGAGGCAAATCTGCGGGATATTGAGGGAGCCTGGCTGGTATTTGGGGTGGACAACAAGACGAGAAAGGTCGTCGGATCTGACTATAGAGATGATAAGGAACGACTTCAAAGCCTGAAAATGCAGATGGCGGAAAACACTGAACCCAGTGTGACCATGCGGAATATTCATGTCCTGCATCATGCTGACGGCAGAGTTGTCCTGTTTGAAATACCATCCGCACCACAAGGTCTTCCCATTGCCTGGAAAGGACATTACTATGCCCGTTCCGGGGAAAGTCTCACATCTCTTGGATTGGATAAGCTGGATCAAATAAGGGCACAGTCTCAGGAAACGGATTGGAGTATTAAAATTGTAACGGATGCCAGGATCGATCATCTTGACCCGGTTGCGATTGGAAAAGCACGGGAATCTTACGCCAGAAAATATTCCAATCGATTTTCCCTGGATGAGATTCAAAGCTGGTCTGATATTGCATTTCTGGACAGATCAAGATTGACCATCGAGGGGAAGATTACCCGGGCAGCGCTCCTTCTTCTGGGAAAACCTGAATCTGCCTTTCTTTTGTCACCCCATCCTGCCCAAATGACCTGGAAACTGGAAGGTGCTGAACGGGCATACGAACATTTCGGGTTGCCTTTTTTATTGAATTCAACGGCGCTGTATCAGAAAATAAGGAATGTTCAGATCAGAATACTGCCGGATAATCAACTCTTTCCCGTTGAAGTTTCAAAATACGAACAGAAAATTGTCCTTGAAGCCCTGCACAACTGCATTGCACATCAGGATTATACTAAAAACGGGCGCATCATTGTCACCGAATATCTGGATATGCTTGTTTTTGAAAATGAAGGCTCTTTTTATGAAGGAAAGCCCGCTGATTATATTTCAGGGGAAAAAACTCCGAGAAGGTATCGAAACGCTTTTCTGGCACAGGCAATGACCGAGCTGAATATGATCGACACCATGGGATATGGCATTCATGAGATTCATACAAGACAGGCAAAACGGTATTTTCCACTTCCTGATTTTGACCTTCAGAATGGGAACAGTGTGAAAATGACACTGCATGGAAAGGTTGTAGATCCGGCTTACAGTAAAGCACTGATGGAAAGAGCTGACCTGACATTGCCCGATATCATCGCACTCGATCACATACAAAAAAAAAGATCCTTGCCG
Above is a window of Desulfotignum balticum DSM 7044 DNA encoding:
- a CDS encoding N-6 DNA methylase, which codes for MSDVVGKLWGFCHTLRHDGIDYGDYIEQLTYLLFLKMSQEKGIDLSSITYEENKRMVTFDCSWNPFVEKSGTELLDAFAHILRALSRQSDLLGDIFAQAMPRFTNPVNLKKIINMIDEEDWSSMEVDVKGAAFEGLLEKSAAEGKKGAGQYFTPRVLIQSVVNVMQPDPRSSKEFTICDPACGTAGFLMVAYEWLMHITKGALERKDVLRIKKQTFYGQELVPRPRRLALMNLFLHGLEPTIYMGDSIYEPDRGERYDCILTNPPFGTKGANQAPVRDDFTVSTSNKQLNFIQHVMTILKPGGRAAMVLPDNVLFADAAGDVIQYLMEDCNVHTLLRLPNGTFTPYSQGVKANVIFFQKGIKTENTWIYDCRTNIPGVTKKDRPLTPDMFTDFETCYGNDPNGRAERKDQGEDGRFRQFSFSHIKERHFNLDISWLKNGNQEDPNSLPEPQLLVAEAITELSACVDELQLILDVIEAEELE
- a CDS encoding JAB domain-containing protein, with the protein product MKKIKDIPQFERPREKLLKQGASFLSDQELLAVILGKGTQKDDVLSLSKKIVKIIDTKGLSFTAHDIIKVDGIGTAKASSIAAAFEFVRRRIKPAGMKIQFPADVLPLIQHYADRNQEHFLCVSINGANEVMGIRVVTIGLVNKTHVHPREVFADVISERASAVIVAHNHPQGELSVKCYINIPKIRSKIPIWSA
- a CDS encoding restriction endonuclease subunit S; protein product: MTGTLPSNWVSVELSKAVMYGKGKKPKILSEKNREGFVPYINIKAFEKGVIDEYADIRSSRLIDENDILVVWDGARFGLTGMGITGAAGSTLMVLKPVVCNSKYLYSFINRYYSYINSKPKGTGTPHVNPDVFWKLLFPIAPLNEQKRIVAKLDAVIPRIAAVKERLEKIPTILKRFRQSVLTAAVTGKLTEKWRGDHSEVESAEVLLERIKAFRIENAKNNRDLNAITKNLKEGLERLQNKEAPYPLPDTWKYCEINSIGNVYNGSTPSRKVPAYWNGKINWVSSGEVSNTRIKSTREQISQDGFNNASVKLFPKGTVLVAMIGEGKTRGQTAILDIESTCNQNVAAILIDHGCVLPEYLFNWFLMNYERNRNFGSGSGPKALNCQRVREIDFILPPFQEQKEIVRQVDKLFALSDKVEIHYQKARDRVDKLSQSVLAKAFRGELVPQDPNDEPAEKLLERILEEKTKMEAELKGAVRQKRRAPKKNRSKSTSGVKMR
- a CDS encoding JAB domain-containing protein, which translates into the protein MGCESDNLQLRPSAEDIQITKQLNEAAKILGLSFLDHIIFNTRGYYSFAEKDEI
- a CDS encoding RNA-binding domain-containing protein translates to MNNNDLQRLLDRLITEWENEVVEFKHAGNDYDTDRIGRYFSAMCNEANLRDIEGAWLVFGVDNKTRKVVGSDYRDDKERLQSLKMQMAENTEPSVTMRNIHVLHHADGRVVLFEIPSAPQGLPIAWKGHYYARSGESLTSLGLDKLDQIRAQSQETDWSIKIVTDARIDHLDPVAIGKARESYARKYSNRFSLDEIQSWSDIAFLDRSRLTIEGKITRAALLLLGKPESAFLLSPHPAQMTWKLEGAERAYEHFGLPFLLNSTALYQKIRNVQIRILPDNQLFPVEVSKYEQKIVLEALHNCIAHQDYTKNGRIIVTEYLDMLVFENEGSFYEGKPADYISGEKTPRRYRNAFLAQAMTELNMIDTMGYGIHEIHTRQAKRYFPLPDFDLQNGNSVKMTLHGKVVDPAYSKALMERADLTLPDIIALDHIQKKRSLPYDVVKRLRKKGLIEGRKPNLHISDKIAKATDSKADYIKTRSQDDTFYAKLVLDYLEKFKKASRKDINILLFDKLSNALDDEQKTNKIGALLTKLRRNGKIWNAGSRTKPEWRIAERKAE